In the Gossypium arboreum isolate Shixiya-1 chromosome 10, ASM2569848v2, whole genome shotgun sequence genome, one interval contains:
- the LOC108487456 gene encoding uncharacterized protein LOC108487456 encodes MHSLQRIFGFGLCRLSTTSRVSRQICSLKKMNPSRKPISISSDYSSFTAQNPFGNESAAEETTQSSGAKIMNEKQFRCEENFPPLSVNIGSSSKGRNFNKWGKRTDSGLELRQEAVNSSEFEGITNAVSLQEEHSLLNRSRTGINSGLQSSHMTVNLSEHEDSVNVPSLQEYEHERIAKIARHSLPRHFGQKKVYPGGVVKKSEGLPVVERFNICLPGFRDIKTREVLRPGMVLLKHYISIREQIDIVKTCNTLGEVSGGFYRPGYKDGAKLRLHMMCLGMNWDPQTRKYNKQHPVDNCEPPDIPLGFRLLVQRAIKDAHCLIEKESDMVNPEDILPSISPNICIANFYSIHGRLGLHQDRDESRESLRKGLSVVSMSIGDSAEFLYGDEREVDQASKVLLESGDVLLFGGESRMLFHGVPSIVPFSAPEPLKSKTGLRHGRLNLTFRQF; translated from the exons ATGCATTCTTTACAGCGAATATTTGGATTCGGCCTTTGTCGCCTATCGACCACCTCCCGTGTTTCTCGCCAAATTTGTTCTTTAAAGAAGATGAATCCCTCCCGGAAACCTATTTCCATCTCTTCCGATTATTCTTCA TTCACTGCTCAAAACCCTTTTGGCAATGAATCTGCTGCTGAAGAAACAACTCAATCTTCTGGGGCGAAAATTATGAATGAGAAGCAATTTCGGTGTGAAGAAAACTTTCCTCCTTTGTCTGTTAATATTGGTTCCAGTTCTAAAGGTAGGAACTTCAATAAATGGGGAAAAAGGACTGATTCAGGATTGGAACTGAGGCAGGAAGCTGTTAATTCTTCTGAATTTGAAGGAATTACAAATGCTGTCAGCCTGCAGGAAGAACATTCTTTGCTTAATAGAAGCAGAACTGGGATTAATTCGGGATTGCAGTCGAGTCATATGACTGTTAATTTATCTGAACATGAGGACAGTGTAAATGTCCCAAGCCTGCAGGAATATGAACACGAGAGAATTGCGAAAATTGCACGCCATTCTTTGCCTCGCCATTTTGGACAGAAGAAGGTTTATCCTGGTGGTGTTGTAAAAAAATCCGAGGGTTTGCCTGTGGTTGAAAGATTCAATATATGCCTGCCTGGATTTAGAGATATCAAAACGCGAGAAGTCCTAAGACCTGGAATGGTGTTGTTGAAACACTATATCTCCATTCGTGAACAG ATTGATATAGTCAAGACTTGTAATACACTTGGCGAAGTCTCTGGGGGATTCTATAGGCCAGGCTACAAAGATGGAGCAAAACTTAGACTTCACATGATGTGTCTGGGAATGAACTGGGATCCTCAGACAAGAAAATACAATAAGCAACATCCCGTTGATAATTGTGAGCCACCTGACATTCCGCTTGGATTTCGTCTTCTGGTTCAAAGAGCAATCAAAGATGCACATTGCCTTATTGAGAAGGAATCTGATATGGTCAATCCAGAAGATATACTTCCTTCAATATCTCCGAACATCTGCATTGCAAACTTCTATTCAATACATGGCCGACTTGGCCTCCATCAG GATCGAGATGAGAGCAGAGAAAGCCTCCGTAAAGGCTTATCGGTTGTCTCTATGTCAATTGGTGATTCTGCTGAATTCCTATATGGGGATGAGAGGGAAGTTGACCAGGCCTCAAAAGTGTTGCTAGAATCAGGGGATGTCCTATTGTTCGGTGGTGAATCTCGAATGTTGTTTCATGGGGTTCCATCCATCGTTCCATTTTCTGCACCTGAGCCTCTTAAATCAAAAACTGGGCTTCGACATGGTCGTCTCAATCTTACCTTCAGACAATTTTGA